Proteins from a genomic interval of Schistocerca piceifrons isolate TAMUIC-IGC-003096 chromosome 3, iqSchPice1.1, whole genome shotgun sequence:
- the LOC124787833 gene encoding probable serine hydrolase isoform X1 codes for MNSEVTEIKIPMPWGYVSGKWWGPREKQPILALHGWQDNAGTFDKLIPLFPADVAVLCIDLPGHGLSSHYPKGQQYYIFWDGLVIVRRVVKHFKWEHISIIGHSLGGAIGFLYASVFPDDIKKLVSIDIVSPAVREPSRIVHELGQGIDRFLKYETLTPEDAPCYTYDEMIDIVQSAYKDSLTRESCEVLMKRGMNPVTKSNCESTKEGYLFSRDVRLKVAGLGLISADLVFELAERIKCEYLNIRAKPGLKFDKPEHYHDVLEKIKKTAKRFEFYEIEGTHHLHLNAPESVSTHIVNFLTS; via the exons ATGAATTCCGAAGTCACAGAAATTAAAATCCCTATGCCCTGGGGGTATGTAAGTG GAAAATGGTGGGGTCCAAGGGAGAAGCAACCTATACTTGCATTGCATGGGTGGCAGGACAATGCTGGTACCTTTGACAAGCTAATTCCTCTGTTCCCTGCTGACGTTGCTGTTCTGTGTATTGACCTCCCTGGTCATGGCTTGTCATCTCATTATCCTAAAGGTCAACAATATTACATTTTCTGGGATGGTCTTGTCATTGTGCGGCGTGTGGTGAAGCATTTTAAATGGGAACATATTTCCATCATTGGACATTCTCTGGGTGGTGCTATAGGTTTTCTGTATGCTTCAGTATTCCCAGATGACATAAAAAAACTTGTCTCGATAGACATTGTGAGTCCAGCTGTGAGAGAGCCGTCCAGAATAGTGCACGAACTGGGGCAAGGAATTGACAGATTCCTTAAGTATGAAACCCTGACGCCAGAGGATGCACCTTGTTATACATATGATGAAATGATTGATATAGTGCAGAGTGCTTATAAAGACTCACTGACACGAGAGTCTTGTGAAGTGCTAATGAAAAGAGGTATGAATCCTGTGACAAAATCAAATTGTGAATCAACCAAAGAAGGGTACCTCTTTAGCAGAGATGTCCGACTGAAAGTTGCTGGTTTGGGTCTCATATCAGCAGACTTAGTTTTTGAGTTAGCAGAAAGGATAAAATGTGAGTACTTAAATATAAGAGCAAAACCCGGCCTTAAGTTTGATAAACCTGAACATTATCATGATGTCCTTGAGAAAATTAAAAAGACTGCAAAAAGATTTGAATTTTACGAGATTGAAGGAACCCATCATTTGCACTTAAATGCACCTGAAAGTGTCAGTACACATATTGTTAACTTTTTAACATCATAA
- the LOC124787833 gene encoding probable serine hydrolase isoform X3 — MNSEVTEIKIPMPWGYVSGKWWGPREKQPILALHGWQDNAGTFDKLIPLFPADVAVLCIDLPGHGLSSHYPKGQQYYIFWDGLVIVRRVVKHFKWEHISIIGHSLGGAIGFLYASVFPDDIKKLVSIDIVSPAVREPSRIVHELGQGIDRFLKYETLTPEDAPCYTYDEMIDIVQSAYKDSLTRESCEVLMKRGMNPVTKSNCESTKEGYLFSRDVRLKVAGLGLISADLVFELAERIKL, encoded by the exons ATGAATTCCGAAGTCACAGAAATTAAAATCCCTATGCCCTGGGGGTATGTAAGTG GAAAATGGTGGGGTCCAAGGGAGAAGCAACCTATACTTGCATTGCATGGGTGGCAGGACAATGCTGGTACCTTTGACAAGCTAATTCCTCTGTTCCCTGCTGACGTTGCTGTTCTGTGTATTGACCTCCCTGGTCATGGCTTGTCATCTCATTATCCTAAAGGTCAACAATATTACATTTTCTGGGATGGTCTTGTCATTGTGCGGCGTGTGGTGAAGCATTTTAAATGGGAACATATTTCCATCATTGGACATTCTCTGGGTGGTGCTATAGGTTTTCTGTATGCTTCAGTATTCCCAGATGACATAAAAAAACTTGTCTCGATAGACATTGTGAGTCCAGCTGTGAGAGAGCCGTCCAGAATAGTGCACGAACTGGGGCAAGGAATTGACAGATTCCTTAAGTATGAAACCCTGACGCCAGAGGATGCACCTTGTTATACATATGATGAAATGATTGATATAGTGCAGAGTGCTTATAAAGACTCACTGACACGAGAGTCTTGTGAAGTGCTAATGAAAAGAGGTATGAATCCTGTGACAAAATCAAATTGTGAATCAACCAAAGAAGGGTACCTCTTTAGCAGAGATGTCCGACTGAAAGTTGCTGGTTTGGGTCTCATATCAGCAGACTTAGTTTTTGAGTTAGCAGAAAGGATAAAAT TATAA
- the LOC124787833 gene encoding probable serine hydrolase isoform X2 yields MHTFLYKRKWWGPREKQPILALHGWQDNAGTFDKLIPLFPADVAVLCIDLPGHGLSSHYPKGQQYYIFWDGLVIVRRVVKHFKWEHISIIGHSLGGAIGFLYASVFPDDIKKLVSIDIVSPAVREPSRIVHELGQGIDRFLKYETLTPEDAPCYTYDEMIDIVQSAYKDSLTRESCEVLMKRGMNPVTKSNCESTKEGYLFSRDVRLKVAGLGLISADLVFELAERIKCEYLNIRAKPGLKFDKPEHYHDVLEKIKKTAKRFEFYEIEGTHHLHLNAPESVSTHIVNFLTS; encoded by the exons atgcacacctttttgtacaaga GAAAATGGTGGGGTCCAAGGGAGAAGCAACCTATACTTGCATTGCATGGGTGGCAGGACAATGCTGGTACCTTTGACAAGCTAATTCCTCTGTTCCCTGCTGACGTTGCTGTTCTGTGTATTGACCTCCCTGGTCATGGCTTGTCATCTCATTATCCTAAAGGTCAACAATATTACATTTTCTGGGATGGTCTTGTCATTGTGCGGCGTGTGGTGAAGCATTTTAAATGGGAACATATTTCCATCATTGGACATTCTCTGGGTGGTGCTATAGGTTTTCTGTATGCTTCAGTATTCCCAGATGACATAAAAAAACTTGTCTCGATAGACATTGTGAGTCCAGCTGTGAGAGAGCCGTCCAGAATAGTGCACGAACTGGGGCAAGGAATTGACAGATTCCTTAAGTATGAAACCCTGACGCCAGAGGATGCACCTTGTTATACATATGATGAAATGATTGATATAGTGCAGAGTGCTTATAAAGACTCACTGACACGAGAGTCTTGTGAAGTGCTAATGAAAAGAGGTATGAATCCTGTGACAAAATCAAATTGTGAATCAACCAAAGAAGGGTACCTCTTTAGCAGAGATGTCCGACTGAAAGTTGCTGGTTTGGGTCTCATATCAGCAGACTTAGTTTTTGAGTTAGCAGAAAGGATAAAATGTGAGTACTTAAATATAAGAGCAAAACCCGGCCTTAAGTTTGATAAACCTGAACATTATCATGATGTCCTTGAGAAAATTAAAAAGACTGCAAAAAGATTTGAATTTTACGAGATTGAAGGAACCCATCATTTGCACTTAAATGCACCTGAAAGTGTCAGTACACATATTGTTAACTTTTTAACATCATAA